GATGGCTGTGGGTGTCATGATCACCGCTGGTCTGACTATCCTGATTGGATTGCTTCTGTTATATCACCGGTTCCGGCTCAGAACCATTCATTTGCGGCAGGCACATCTAGAGGAAATGGTGAGTCAGCGAACCGCAGAACTTGATAAACACTCAAAGGAGATCAGCCGGAAAAATGAGGAACTGCTCAAGGCTCACCGGATGAAATCGGATCTGCTCGCCATTTCCTCACATGAATTAAAGAATCCGCTGACCGCCGTCATCGGTTATGCCGATATTCTGAAAAAATCGGCCACATCCCCATCTGAAATGAACCGTCTGAATGAAATTATTCTGGCAGCTTCCCGGATGCTTCGTGTGGTTAATGGTTTGCTGGAATCGGAAGCCATTGATTCAGGAAACCGTAAATTGGTTTTTTCGGAGTTTTCCCTGACGGAATGTGTGCAGTCGATCATCAGTCAGCATGGGATTGCCCGTGAGAAAAAAAATCAGAGTGTTGCACTGACCACTCCAGGTCCGGTCCAGTTGATGGCGGACCGCCAGGCTCTGGAAGAAGTGGTCGATAATCTCCTTTCCAATGCCATTAAATACGCTCCCCGCGATTCTGAAATCCGGGTCTGCATCAGTCACTCCGAGGAAGAGGTTTCGTTGTCGGTATCTGATGAAGGGCCTGGCATTCCTGATCAGGTCCGGAGCCGGTTGTTTCAACGGTTCGAAAAGCTCGGTTCGGTTCCCACCGGTGGTGAATTTTCTTCCGGACTGGGTCTTTCCATTGCCCATGATCTGGTGGTTCTTCACGGTGGTCGGATAGAGGTCCGGTCGGAACCAGGGAAGGGAACAACCTTCGACGTTTACCTGCCGGTGAACCGGACTCGTTAAATCTTGGCTTGAAATTTGTGGGCTGGCCCTTCCCGGTTGTATTTTACCCAAAAAAGCAGATAAAACCGTGATAGGTATTCACAATTATCTTATTTCTGATTCCGTTCTGACCACCCGATTTGCCTGCGATCTCGGAAAGTGCAAGGGGGCTTGTTGTGTGGAAGGTCTGGCCGGACCGCCGGTTACCCGCGAGGAAATCGATGAAATCGAAGCCCTGTTACCGGTTTTACGTCCCGGTCTGCGACCAGAAGGACTGGAAGTGATTGACCGGAAGGGCATTTGGGAGGAATGGGAGGGAACTCCGGTTCTTACCTGTGTGAATGAAAAGGAATGTGTGTTTGTGGTCTTTCGTGATGGGGTGGCCAAATGTGCCATTGAGGAACACTGGCAAAGCAATCCGTCTGCCTTCCGCAAACCCGTCAGTTGTCATCTGTTCCCCATCAGAGTTCGCGATTTCTTTGGTCAGAAGGCCTTAAATGTGGTGGATAATGAGGACTGTAAGCCGGCCATTGTACGTGGCAGGCGTGAATCGGTGCCGGTCCACCGGTTTCTGAAAGAGGCAATCATCAGACGTTTTGGCAGTGAGTTCTATCAGATACTCGATCAGGAATATTCCCGGATGACCGAAGCCGTCGTCCGCCGGCATACCCGAAAAAGAAAGACCCGGTAAAAGCCCCCATGCTTCAGTTATCCCAGCAGCAAAAACTTCAGCAAAAACTGTCTCCGCAGCAGATTCAGTATATCCGGTTGCTGCAGTTGCCGCAGATTGCTCTGGAGCAGGCCATCAAAGCCGAGATCGAAATCAATCCGGCCCTGGAGGAAGGACCCGAAAACGAGGCAGAATCGGCCGATGAACCGATGGATGCCGCCGATTCCGTTCTGGAGTCGATGAAAGAGGAAACACCTGCAGACGATCCCCTGAACGACATTCTTCCACAATCAGACACGCCCTCCTCTTCAGGTGACGATGAATTTTCCTGGGAAGACTATATTCAGACCGACGATCTGTACGGATTTAAAACCGATGAGTCCATGGGGCGCGGCGGTGAAGATGAGGACCGGCCGGATTATACACCCGTTCAGACGGTGACCTTTCATGACCGGTTATGGGATCAGGTCCGGCTGTTGTCCTTTTCCGAAAAGGAAATGAAGATAGCCGAACACCTGCTGGGAAGTGCCGATCCCGATGGATACTTGCGGATTGAGCCGGACAAGCTGGCCGACGATTTTGTGTTTAATTATGGCGTTCTGGTGACCCCGGGCGAACTGGAAAAAGTGAGAAAACAGATTCTGAATCTGGACCCGCCCGGATTTCTCTCCCGCGACTTGCAGGAATGTCTTCTGGTTCAGCTGGAAAACATGGAAGTAACCGAAACGTCTGAAAACGCCACCGACATTCTCCGCCATTGTTATGATGAATTCACAAGGAAGCATTTTGATGCCATCATGCGGATGCTTCAGCTCGAGCCGGATGAGTTGAAACTGGCCTTCGAACTGATCCAGCGTCTGAATCCCAAACCGGGTGAGGATGAAATGTCTCCGGGGTCGAATTATATCACTCCCGACTTTTTTGTGGAAATCGAAGATGGAGAAGCCCGCATCTCGCTCAATGACCGGGGGATTCCGTCGCTTCGGATCAACAAAAAATACGCCATCATGGCCCGGTTCGGTCAGGTGGATGAGCAGGCCCGTTCCTTTATCCGGAAAAAGGTTGAGGATGCCAAGTTTTTCCGTCAGTCCATTATTCAGCGGCGCGAAACCATGCTGAAGGTCATGTCGACCATTGTGGAACAGCAAATGGTCTTTTTTGAAACCGGGTCCGGATTGCGCCCGATGATTCTGAAGGACATTGCCGACCGGATCCGGATGGATATTTCAACGGTCAGCCGGGTGGTGAACAGCAAGTATGTTCAGACCGAGTTCGGTGTTTACTCACTCAAGCACTTTTTCAGTGAGGGAATCGAAACCGAATCGGGAGAAGAAGCTTCGAACCGCGAAGTGAAGGAGCGGATCAGAGAAATCATTCAGGCCGAAGACGGAAAGCGGCCGCTCAGTGATGACAAAATTGCTGACATGCTCAATGAAAAAGGCTACAACATTGCCCGCCGGACGGTGACGAAATACCGCGAATCCATGAACATTCCTGTGGCCCGTCTGCGCAAAACCATCTGAAAGGATCCCCATGTCTGTACCCGCCATTCATTCCACCACTGTGGTGGGAATTATCCGCAACGGTCAGGCGGCCATCGCTTCCGACGGTCAGGTGACCATGGGAACCACCGTGGCCAAGTCGAATGCACGCAAAGTCAGAACCATGATGAATGGTAGCATTCTGGCCGGATTTGCCGGTTCGGCCGGTGACGCCTTTACGTTGTTTGAACGGTTCGAAGCCAAGCTGGAACAGTACAATGGTCAGCTGGGACGTGCTGCTGTTGAACTGGCGAAGGACTGGCGCACCGACCGGTATCTGCGCAGGCTGGAAGCCCTGCTTCTGGTCATGAACCGGGAGCAGATGTTTATCATCAGCGGAACCGGTGATGTGATTGAACCGGAAACGTCGCTCGCGGCCATCGGATCGGGCGGACCGTATGCTCAGGCTGCAGCCATTGCCCTTTCGAAACACACCAGCCTGACTGCACGGCAGATTGCCGAAGAATCCCTTAAGATTGCAGGCGACATCTGCATTTACACCAATACCACCATTACTCTTTTAGAACTTACATGAGCGAACCGTTTTTAACTCCCCGGCAGATTGTTGCCGAACTGGATCAATACATCATCGGACAGGATCAGGCCAAAAGATCGGTGGCCATTGCACTGCGCAACCGGTGGCGCCGTCAGCAGGTGGCCGAAAACCTGCGAGAAGAGATCATGCCGAACAACATCATTCTCATCGGACCCACCGGTGTGGGAAAAACCGAAATCGCCCGTCGTCTGGCCCGGCTGACCCAGGCTCCCTTTATCAAGGTGGAGGCCACCAAATTCACCGAAGTGGGTTACGTGGGAAAAGACGTGGAAAGCATGGTTCGGGATCTGGTCGAACTGGCCGTTACGCAGGTCCGTTCACGTCACATGGAAGAGGTCCGGGAAAAGGCCCGCATCATGGCGCTCGAACAGGTCCTCGATATTCTCATTCCGCCTGTTCAGCGAAACCGTCAGGAATCGTGGTTTTCTGCTGAGCAGTCCACACCTGCGGTCACAGACAGCGATGTGGAACTGAATGAAAAAACCCGCGAAAAATTCCGGGAAAAATTAAAGGCCGGCAGTCTGGCCGATCGGGAAATTGAAATCAGCGTTCAACCCGAGCAGATGCCGTTTATGCAGGTGGTCGGGGCGTCCGGATTGGATGATCTGAACAAGCAGATTCAGGATGTATTTGATTCGCTCGGACAGAAGAAACAGAAAAAACGGAAACTGAATGTAAAAGAGGCACTCGAAGTGCTCGAGGCCGAAGAAGCCGGTAAGCTGATCGACATGGATGCCATCAGGAAGGAAGCTGTTCGCCTGACCGAAAACCATGGGATCATTTTTATTGACGAGATCGATAAAATTGCCGTCACCTCGTCACAGTCGGGCGGACCCGATGTTTCCCGTTCGGGGGTTCAGCGCGATCTGCTTCCCATTGTGGAAGGCACCTCGGTATCGACCAAGTATGGGGTGGTGAAAACCGATCACATTTTGTTCATTGCTTCGGGCGCGTTTCACATGTCGAAACCCAGCGATCTCATCCCAGAATTACAGGGACGGTTTCCCATCCGGGTGGAGCTGAAATCGCTGACCGAAAAGGATTTCATTTCCATTCTGACTCAACCTGCCAATGCCCTGACCCGTCAATACCAGGCTCTGCTTCAAACCGAAGGAGTCGATCTGACGTTTACCGAAGACGGCATTGCTGAAATTGCCCGAATTGCCACCGAGGTGAATCAGGAAGTGGAAAACATCGGAGCCCGTCGGTTACACACCATTCTGAGTACCCTGTTCGAGGAAATCATGTTCATGGTCCCCGATCAGATAACCGAACCGAGCATCCGGGTAGATCGGAACCTGGTCGATCAGCGTTTGTCGGGACTGGTGAAAAACCGCGACCTGAGCCGGTATATTCTTTGACGGGAACCGAAGCCTGATTTGATTTTTACAACAATGTCTTGAAATTGCATGAGCAGTGGGAGGCAAGGATGCTGAATAAAGAAACGGTAAATAAAACGGTTGAAAGTCTACCTGAAACATTTACAATTGATGAGTTATTGGATCGATTAATTCTGATTGAAAAAATTCAGGAGGGATTGAGTCAGTCTGAGCAAAATATGACTGTATCTGATGAAGTAGCAAAGGCTATGATTTCAGAATGGTCAAAATAGTTTGGACTGAAATTGCTCTGAACGACCTGAAGGGAATTTTTGATTATATTTCAGTCAACTCCAGAAGATACGCTTCTTTGACTGCAAGTAAGATTTATAATAAGATTCAATTACTGTTAATCAATCCTCGGATGGGAAAGGTGGTGCCGTAATTAAAAAACAACCAAATCAGGGAATTGATAGAGGGAAATTATCGGATAATTTACCTGTTAAAGTCACCTGAACGTATTGATATTCTAAGGATTCACCATTCTTCAAGAAGGTTGAATAAACCTCGTTTTCATTGACCTGCCCAATTTTTACATGGGTAGGCAGTATCACATTCCTTATCATTCATACCGCAGACTCTCGATAGGATTCACGGCTGCGGCTTTACGGGCAGGGAAAAATCCGGCTGCCAGGCCGATCAGGACCAGGATGATAAAGACACCTGCCATGATGCCCACCGATAAGATGGGTCTTGCCAGCATTTCAACCGGGTCGAACAGGTTATCACCCGATGGGACCAGCCAGGCGGCCTTTACAGTCAGCCAGGTGATGAAAAGACCGATCAGACCACCGGTAAACGACAGCATCACTGCTTCGCTGAGAAACTGAAACGAAATGTGAGATTTCCGGGCTCCGATCGCCATCCTGATTCCGATTTCACGGGTCCGTTCCTTCACGGCCACATACATGATGTTGGCAATTCCCACACCGGCCACGATGAGGGTTAACAAGCCGATCATTCCCAGGAATATGGTAAATCCCTGACTGACAAGATTGGTCATTTTCAGATTTTCAACCATGTCCCAGATTCCAATGGCACGCTCATCGGCCGGATCGAATTTGTGCTTACGACCCAGAATCTGTCTGATCTGTGCTTTCACCGTTTCATTCTCGCCGGGAATGCGTAGGTGGAGAACGATGGACCGTAATGGCTGATTTCCCCAGATTTGCCGGAACGTGGTATAAGGAATAATCGCCCGTCGTGAGTCGGGGCCCATGCTCATGCTCATCTGCGGTTTGGGTTGCAGCAACCCAACAACCGTGTAGGGTTGGGAATCCAGTTTAATCACCTTTCCGATGGGATCTTCCTCGCCGAACAACTCACGGGCCACTTCGTGCCCCAGAACCACCACGCGCCGGGCCTCGGTCACATCGGGTTCATTGATGAACCGTCCACCAGCCATGGGATACATGGTGCGCATGTCTTCAAACTGCGGATTCGAGGCTTCCATGTAAGTGTTCAGCAGGTTTTTGCCGTACTGCAACTGCACAAAATCCCCGTAATTCGGACTGATCATGTCGATCAGGGGAATGGAGGATTTCAGCACCTCCACATCCTCTTCCTGCAACCGGATGGCCCGGCCTTTCACCATGCCCTGATAGTCCAGGTTGGTCTGGCCGCCATACACGTTGATGATCTGGTTTCCGGCCCCGAGGGTTCCCTTTTTAAAAGCATTTCCCAGACCCGATCCGAAGGCGAGCAGGGCGGTGATGGTAAACGTTCCCCACGCCATGGAAGACAGGGTGAGAAAAGAACGCATTTTCTGGGTGTGAAGGTCGTGCAGGAATTCTTTGATTAATTGAAGCCACATAATGGGTACCTCATGCTCTCAGACATTCAACAACATCGAGGTTGGCCGCCCGGCGCGCGGGAAGAAATCCGGCCGCCAAACCCACAGCCATCAGAATCGAAATGGCAATCATGGCTACTGACAGGGATAGCGCCGGGGTTCCTGCCACATCCTGAATGGGAAGAAGGGTCAATCCTTTCAGAATGCCCAACCCGATAATGAATCCGATCACAGCGCCGGTAGCCACAATAAAAAGTGTTTCGGCCAGGAACTGAATCATGATGGAGGTTTTGGTGGCTCCCATGGCCCGCCGGATTCCGATTTCTTTGATCCGTTCCTGAACCACAATGTACATGATATTGGCAACTCCGATTCCGCCAACGGCCAGGGTGAACGCACCAAGGACACCGAGGAAAATATTCAGACCAAGGAAAAAGTAGTAAAGAAACCGGTCTGCCTCGACCGTATCCCAGATGAAAATGGCTCCTTCATCGGCCGGATCGAAGGTGTAATGTTTTCCCAGCACATCGCGCACCATTTTTCTGACGTCTTCGGACTGAGTGGGATCCGAGGTCCGGTACAGAAGCAGGTTGACCCATTGGGAAGGAAACATGCTTTTATAGGTGGTCATGGGGATGAAAAGCCGGTCGGCATCCCAGGTCCCGTAATTGGAATTCTGAATCTTCCGCTGCATCACCCCGACAATGACAAAGGGGGTGTTTCCGACAAATACCGTTTTCCCGATGGGATCTTCATTGCCGAAAAGCGTGTTTTTTGCTTCGTTTCCGATTACAGCAACCCGACGCTGCTGATCCATATCGAGCTGATTCAGCCAGCGGCCACCAGCTTCAACATAGACATTCCGCAGATCCGAATAAATTTCCTCAACACCGGTGATGCCGGGACGCATGGCATTCGATCCGTAGCTGGTGATTACCTGATTGGTTGAGTACTCCGAGGTGGCATCGGCAATCAGGGAAATCCGGTCCTTCAGAAGACTTGCGTCTGAATCGGTCATCCTGATGGGCCGGGTCACGCCAAATCCGCCAAAAGGTTTGGTGGTAGCGCCACCAAAGACCACCGCGATCTGGCTTCCCATTCCATGCATGTTTTTCGTGGTCTGGTTTTTAAACCCCTGACCAACCGCCAGCAGGACCACGATGGCGATGGTTCCCCAGATGATTCCGAACAGGGTCAGCGTGGTGCGCAGTTTTTGCGCCCGCATATCCTGCAGAAACTCCGAGATCCACTGAAACATAATCGCTCCGGATGAATGGTTACTTAATCGACTTCAATTCTGGTTCCAGGACGGCATCTCCTTCGGCCAGTCCCGATACAATTTCAATGTTGATGGCATTGCTCATTCCGGTTACCACTTGCTTGCGTATGCGGGTCTGATTGATGGTGTCGGGCAGGTATACAAAAGCCGTGTCATTTGAAAACGTGATCACGCGTTCGGGAAGTGACAGCACTTCTTCCTTTTTATGTATGATGATGTCGGCATTGGCCGAATACCCGGCACGCAGTTGAACCGATTCCGGATTGTCGATGGTGATTTCCACGTCAAAATTGGTTGCATTGTCCTTTTTCTGAGCTTTCAGGGAAATTTTCCTCAGAGTTCCGGTAATGGTTTCCTTGGGAAGGGCGCCGATTTTCAGTTCAACTTTCTGGCCCACTTTCAGTTTTCCCACGTTGATTTCATCGACCGTTCCTTTAAAAATGAGGCTTTTCATGTCGGCTACCGTCATCAGTGCCTGTCCGGGCTGGAAGGAGGTGGATGGAACCACAGGGTCGCCGATGTTGACCATTTTTTCGAGAACGTATCCATCAATTTCCGACCGGATGACCGAGGAGATCACCGTGTTCTGGATGCTGACTTTTCCCTGTTTGAGCAGTGAAAGTTTGTCGTTGGCACTTTCAAGCCGTAACCGTGCTGTTTCATATTGCTGCACAATGTCTTCGTAATCCTTGTTCGAAATCAGTCCCTTGTCCTTCAGGGTTGCCTGCCGGTTTTTTTCTTTCTCAATGGTGGAAAAGGCTGTCTGTTCCATGGTGACCAGGCGGGTCGCTTCGGCCAGTTCGGTCGGGGTCGGATCCGGTTTGATTTCGAGGAGAGGCTCTCCTTTCCTCACGTAACTGCCGGCATCGCGGTAAATGGTACTGACCAGTCCGGATACCTTCGATTTCACCTGAATCTGCTGCTCGGGTTCGATGGTCCCCACAGCCAGAACCTTATCGACGATGGTGGTTCTTGACACCTTGACGGTGGGCGCCTGCTGATCCGGATTCGGGCCGGAGTTGGTCAGGAAGATAAAGGCGCCGCCAGCGACGATCACGACGGCAAGGCTGGTTAAAATGATTCCCTTCTTTTTCATGGGAGGTCTCCTGTTCACTGTTTGCCGGTTGTACGCCCGTAATTATTATTAAGTTTCCGTTAGATGACCATCAAACGGGTGCTTTTTTTGCTCCACAACTGAAACTTTTTTTCAATTGAGGGGGTAAATTTATCTTTATAATAAATGGTACCATTACTTAGTCAGGGATACATGATGCTCAGACCTGTTTTGTCCTCCTTAGCTGGCCTGGTCGTCCTGATTTCATGCAGTCAGCCACCAGCCGATCCGCCCTTTACCACCTATTCGGTCAGGGATTTCCTTTCCACGGTGAATTACCGGGGAGGGTCCTTTTCATCAGACAGCAAGCGGATACTTGTCAGTCATGATTCGACCGGGGTGTTCGATCTGTATGCCATCACCATCGGGTCCCGGTCGGTTACGCCATTGCTTGCCCCCGATTCCATTTCCCGGTACGGGGTCTGCTGGTTTCCGGGTGATGACCGCTTCCTGTTCACTGCCGATCACAACGGAGATGAAAATTATCAGTTGTTTGTGGCACAGTCGGGTGGCGCTGCCAGAAACCTGACTCCGGAATCGGGACAGACCGCCCGTTTTCTGTCCTGGGCCGGTGATGAGAAATCCTTTTTTCTGGTCACCAATGCGCGTGACAAGCGTTACTTCGATGTCATCGAACAGGAAATCACTCCGGACTATCCGAAAAAACCCCTGTTTATAAACACCTCCGGTGTGGAACCGGCCGTTGTGTCTCCCGATCGCCGGTTTGTGGCGGTCATGAAGGCCGATGCACGGGATGACATTAAGATGATGGTCTGGGATACCCGTGAATCGAAGATGAGACCGTTGCTCTCTGAAGGCGGCAAAAAAGTGTGCATTCCGCAGGCATTCAGTAACGATGGACGGTTTCTCTACTATCTCACCGATGAAAACCATGAATTTCTCTATCTGGCCCGGCTCGATCTGGAAACCAATGAGGTGCGGGTTCTGGTAAAAACCAACTGGGATGTGGAGTATGCATCGCTGAGTCACAGTGGCAGATACCTGGCGGTTGCCTTTAATAAAGATGCCATCAGTCAGCTGAGTGTCTTCGAGACCGACACCATGCTCGAAACCGAATTGCCAAAAATGACCAATTCGGAAATTACCAGCGTGGAATTTAACAAAACGGAAGACCGGGTGGCCTTTTATGCCTCGGGCAGCCGCACGCCAAATGACCTGTTTGTGACCGACATGAAGGGATCGGTCCCGGTTCAGCTTTCTCGATCTCTCAGCCGTTCCATTCATCCGTCTCATCTGGTCGAAAGTGAAACCGTCCGGTTTGCCTCGTATGACAGCCTGGAAATTCCCGGATTGCTGTACAAACCGGTTCTGGCGTCACCGGAATCACCCGTTCCGGCCATTGTACTCGTTCACGGCGGTCCGGGCGGGCAAAGTCGTGTGGGTTACTCCGGACTGATTCAGTTTCTGGTTAACCAGGGCTACGCAGTTTATGCCATCAATCACCGGGGAAGCGGCGGGTACGGAAAAACCTTTTATGCGCTGGATAATGGAAAACACGGAAAAGGCGATCTGGAAGATTGTGTGTACAGCAAGCATCTGCTGGCCCGGACGGGTTGGATTGATACCAGCCGGGTGGCCATCATGGGGGGCAGTTACGGAGGCTACCTGACACTGGCTGCTCTGGCCTTCAGACCTACCTCTTTCAGTGCGGGGGTTAACCTCTTCGGGGTTTCCAACTGGGTAAGAACCCTTCAGAACATTCCGCCGTATTGGGAATCATACCGCAAGGCGCTGGAATCGGAATTCGGCACCTTTTCGGATGAGGCGTACCTGCGTTCCATTTCGCCTCTGTTTCATGCGCACGCCATTGTTCGTCCGCTGATGGTGATTCAGGGAGCCAATGATCAGCGGGTGCTGCGGATTGAGTCGGATGAAATTGTGGAAGCGGTGCGGAAGCGCGATGTGCCGGTTGAATATCTCATTTTCGATGACGAAGGACATGGCATCATCCGCAAGGAAAACCGGATTGTGGCTTACGAGGGAATACTGGCCTTTCTGAACCGGCACGTCCGGGGAGACCGGCCCCGCTGAGAGTCAGAACCGGGGCTTGATGTCGATATCAACCAGTTTCTTGTTCTGATCCGAGTCATCTGCCAGTTGTCTGAACCGGTCCAGTGAATCGCGGATCGCCGAGATGGTCTGATCTGCTTTTGGCTGAATACGTTGTGAGCCGGTGGATTCCAACGCCTTCAACACGTTCCCGATGGTGATTTGCTGAATGTCATAGGTGGGAATAAAACTGCGTTCGGTTTTCTCACTGTGCTGCAATTCGTGAATCAGACCAGCCTCCATCAGATCCGACACCGATTTTCTGATGAGTCGAAGCGGCAATCCCAGATCGATCGAAAGCCGGCGGGTGGAAGGTGGATTCAGGCCGGCCTCGAACGCCTTCACAACCCGGTGCATCACCACCACGGTGATAAATTGCTGATGACGAGGACTGATTCCGGAAATATCGGTTTCACTCTCAAAATTTTCTACATTCTGATTGGCGTAAGCGATCTCGGCCCCGATCAGAACTATCAGCCAGGAAATCTGCAGCCAGATGATAAAAAGAGGCAGGGCGGCAAAGCTTCCGTAGATGGCATTATACCGCGAAACCCCAATCTGGAAGTACAGATACCCCCACTGAATGGCAGTAAAGGCCACGCCGGCAATGATGCCTGCAGTCAGGGCCGATTTAAACTGGACCTTGGTGTTTGGCATCACCACATACAACATGGTGAACAGGATTCCGATCAGCAGAAATGGCAGAATCTGAATAATCAGGGTGACCACAGGAGAAATGGCTCCCGAAAGCGGTGCTTCTTCGGCGACGGTGCTCAGGAACGCACTGACGTACACCGTC
Above is a genomic segment from Bacteroidota bacterium containing:
- a CDS encoding YihY/virulence factor BrkB family protein, producing the protein MPLQNLSGGTQFVIRQIRIIILAVRGFSEDNLSLRASSLTMYTLLSVVPLAAMAFGIAKGFGFETVLEEVLRSNFTGQEAVVEQIITFSHNLLDSTKGELIAGIGFGVLLVTVLTIFSSIEESFNAIYDVKQSRTWLRRFSDYLTMMIIAPLLFILASSLTVYVSAFLSTVAEEAPLSGAISPVVTLIIQILPFLLIGILFTMLYVVMPNTKVQFKSALTAGIIAGVAFTAIQWGYLYFQIGVSRYNAIYGSFAALPLFIIWLQISWLIVLIGAEIAYANQNVENFESETDISGISPRHQQFITVVVMHRVVKAFEAGLNPPSTRRLSIDLGLPLRLIRKSVSDLMEAGLIHELQHSEKTERSFIPTYDIQQITIGNVLKALESTGSQRIQPKADQTISAIRDSLDRFRQLADDSDQNKKLVDIDIKPRF